In one window of Vespa crabro chromosome 6, iyVesCrab1.2, whole genome shotgun sequence DNA:
- the LOC124425260 gene encoding zinc finger protein 665-like isoform X4, giving the protein MNSEQHALPATTQAQQEDVNAGQSGRPSYPGGLATSTGLGNVGNTPHSSADLRVGTAVALASSVAKYWVLTNLFPGPLPQVSVYHHSHHNSSHRSGGSGEASSKEPASSLNQEMALNSSSHHQSTSQSAHHHHQPSVSSSNHHGSMQSNSQQIPVSLPGLNLDGAHIPASVSHLQAAHVQMQQQMQAQQQQLHQQQQQQPQQQQQQQQQSHHQMQNHQNAQNNGSTSHNQNTQRDDNKVKDEGGSCTTERCSDNQQQQQQQQQQIGVNISGNSSTEGSSQNNSEKPEKEKELRQLNMTQFQVPDLKPGGHMMDVRTADGSVVKISAGNEQDLAKTLGVEMVQNMYKVNVEDINQLLAYHEVFGKLQSEIAAGTTLVGSTVPTQTVTTIQNGTPLVQQVQLNKFDIKTSDGEATPGPSASPVSVGSHACEICGKIFQFRYQLIVHRRYHTERKPFTCQVCGKAFSNANDLTRHGKCHLGGSMFTCTVCFHVFANAPSLERHMKRHATDKPYNCTVCGKSFARKEHLDNHTRCHTGETPYRCQYCSKTFTRKEHMVNHVRKHTGETPHRCDICKKSFTRKEHFMNHVMWHTGETPHHCQACGKKYTRKEHLANHMRSHTNDTPFRCEICGKSFTRKEHFTNHIMWHTGETPHRCDFCSKTFTRKEHLLNHVRQHTGESPHRCGFCSKSFTRKEHLVNHIRQHTGETPFRCQYCPKAFTRKDHLVNHVRQHTGESPHKCQYCTKSFTRKEHLTNHVRQHTGESPHRCHFCSKSFTRKEHLTNHVRIHTGESPHRCEFCQRTFTRKEHLNNHLRQHTGDSSHCCNVCSKPFTRKEHLVNHMRCHTGERPFVCTECGKSFPLKGNLLFHMRSHNKGSNAERPFRCDLCPKDFMCKGHLVSHRRSHSDERPHSCPDCGKTFVEKGNMLRHLRKHAAEGPPTQVSTPSAIPQSGVLPIPTAAVLVGHPLAPPAPPVVPQHTVVVPTPPGVLTSY; this is encoded by the exons ATGAACAGCGAGCAGCATGCGTTGCCAGCGACTACGCAGGCTCAACAAGAg GATGTAAACGCGGGTCAAAGTGGTCGTCCTTCATACCCAGGTGGTTTGGCTACTTCTACTGGCCTTGGCAATGTGGGGAATACCCCTCATTCATCCGCGGACCTGCGTGTAGGTACAGCCGTAGCGTTAGCCTCCTCGGTAGCTAAGTATTGGGTCCTGACCAATCTGTTTCCCGGACCGCTACCTCAGGTCTCGGTCTACCACCATTCCCACCACAACTCCTCTCATAGGAGCGGTGGAAGTGGGGAGGCATCCTCCAAAGAGCCAGCCTCCTCCTTGAATCAGGAAATGGCATTGAACTCCAGCTCTCATCATCAGTCAACCTCTCAGTCGGCACATCATCACCATCAACCTTCAGTTAGCAGTAGCAACCATCATGGCTCTATGCAGTCCAACTCTCAG CAGATTCCAGTTTCTCTTCCTGGCCTTAATCTAGACGGGGCGCATATCCCGGCGAGCGTTAGTCACTTACAGGCAGCACACGTGCAAATGCAACAACAAATGCAGGCTCAACAGCAGCAGCTgcaccagcagcagcaacagcagccgcaacagcagcagcagcagcagcagcaatcTCATCACCAAATGCAGAATCATCAAAATGCACAGAACAATGGATCGACCTCACATAACCAGAACACTCAGCGGGACGACAACAAAGTCAAGGATGAAGGTGGCAGCTGTACCACCGAACGCTGTAGCGATAATCAG cagcaacagcagcagcagcagcagcagatCGGCGTGAATATAAGCGGGAATTCTTCGACCGAGGGTAGCAGCCAAAATAATTCGGAAAAGccggagaaggaaaaggagttGCGGCAACTTAATATGACGCA atttcaAGTTCCAGACTTAAAACCAGGTGGTCATATGATGGACGTCAGAACTGCGGACGGTTCGGTAGTCAAAATTAGTGCGGGAAATGAACAAGACTTAGCTAAAACATTGGGTGTTGAAATGGTACAAAACATGTAcaag GTCAATGTCGAAGATATTAACCAGCTTTTAGCGTATCACGAAGTTTTCGGAAAATTGCAAAGTGAAATTGCAGCCGGTACTACTTTGGTAGGAAGTACAGTTCCTACTCAAACAGTTACCACCATTCAAAATGGTACACCGTTAGTGCAGCAAGTTCAATTGAATAAGTTTGATATAAAAACTAGCGATGGTGAAGCAACACCGGGTCCAAGTGCATCGCCAGTTTCAGTTGGCAGCCATGCCTGTGAGATATGTGGAAAGATATTCCAGTTTCGTTACCAGCTTATCGTACATCGTAGATATCATACAGAAAGAAAACCATTCACGTGTCAG GTTTGTGGAAAGGCATTCTCAAATGCAAACGATCTAACGCGTCACGGAAAATGTCACTTGGGTGGATCGATGTTTACATGCACTGTATGTTTTCACGTCTTCGCAAATGCACCTTCGTTGGAACGGCATATGAAAAGACATGCTACCGACAAGCCTTACAACTGTACGGTGTGTGGCAAGAGTTTCGCAAGAAAGGAGCATTTAGATAACCACACCCGATGCCATACAGGCGAAACACCATACAG GTGCCAATATTGCTCGAAGACATTTACCCGAAAAGAACACATGGTAAATCACGTGCGCAAACACACTGGTGAGACTCCACATCGATGTGATATTTGCAAGAAGAGCTTTACTCGCAAAGAACACTTTATGAACCATGTTATGTGGCATACAGGAGAAACCCCCCATCATTGTCAAGCCTGTGGCAAGAAGTATACGCGCAAAGAGCACCTCGCTAACCACATGCGTTCACACACCAATGACACCCCATTCCGCTGTGAGATATGCG GTAAGTCGTTTACGAGGAAGGAGCACTTCACGAACCACATAATGTGGCATACGGGTGAGACGCCGCACCGCTGCGACTTCTGCTCGAAGACGTTCACTCGAAAGGAGCATCTTCTCAACCACGTTCGCCAGCACACGGGTGAGTCTCCACACCGATGCGGCTTCTGCTCCAAATCGTTCACCAGAAAGGAACACCTTGTTAACCACATCCGCCAACACACAG GGGAGACGCCCTTCCGCTGTCAATACTGTCCAAAAGCATTTACGCGTAAGGATCATCTGGTGAACCACGTCAGGCAGCACACGGGTGAGTCACCGCACAAGTGCCAGTATTGCACCAAATCCTTCACGAGGAAGGAACATTTGACCAATCACGTGCGTCAACATACAGGCGAATCGCCACATCGATGCCACTTCTGCTCCAAATCATTTACTCGTAAGGAGCACTTGACGAATCATGTAAGAATCCACACTGGCGAATCTCCGCACAGATGTGAATTTTGTCAGAGAACGTTCACTAGGAAAGAACACCTCAATAATCATCTCCGTCAACATACCGGAGATTCTTCGCACTGTTGTAACGTGTGCTCAAAACCATTTACGAGAAAG GAACATCTCGTAAATCACATGCGCTGTCATACTGGTGAACGTCCATTCGTGTGCACGGAGTGCGGCAAGAGCTTCCCATTGAAGGGTAACTTGCTGTTCCACATGCGTTCTCATAACAAAGGAAGCAACGCTGAGAGACCATTCCGTTGCGATCTCTGTCCCAAAGACTTCATGTGTAAAGGACACTTGGTCTCCCATAGACGATCCCATTCGGACGAACGTCCACACAGCTGTCCAGATTGCGGCAAGACGTTcgttgaaaaaggaaacatgTTGAGACATTTGCGTAAACATGCTGCTGAAGGGCCACCAACGCAGGTTAGCACACCGTCTGCTATTCCACAATCTGGAGTTTTACCTATACCAACTGCTGCGGTTTTGGTTGGACATCCATTGGCACCACCAGCTCCACCAGTTGTCCCACAACATACCGTAGTAGTACCAACACCACCTGGAGTTTTAACATCCTATTAA
- the LOC124425260 gene encoding zinc finger protein 665-like isoform X10, which yields MNSEQHALPATTQAQQEIPVSLPGLNLDGAHIPASVSHLQAAHVQMQQQMQAQQQQLHQQQQQQPQQQQQQQQQSHHQMQNHQNAQNNGSTSHNQNTQRDDNKVKDEGGSCTTERCSDNQVHCQVQCDLQLQPPQDLQQSLMQQQQQQQQQQQQIGVNISGNSSTEGSSQNNSEKPEKEKELRQLNMTQFQVPDLKPGGHMMDVRTADGSVVKISAGNEQDLAKTLGVEMVQNMYKVNVEDINQLLAYHEVFGKLQSEIAAGTTLVGSTVPTQTVTTIQNGTPLVQQVQLNKFDIKTSDGEATPGPSASPVSVGSHACEICGKIFQFRYQLIVHRRYHTERKPFTCQVCGKAFSNANDLTRHGKCHLGGSMFTCTVCFHVFANAPSLERHMKRHATDKPYNCTVCGKSFARKEHLDNHTRCHTGETPYRCQYCSKTFTRKEHMVNHVRKHTGETPHRCDICKKSFTRKEHFMNHVMWHTGETPHHCQACGKKYTRKEHLANHMRSHTNDTPFRCEICGKSFTRKEHFTNHIMWHTGETPHRCDFCSKTFTRKEHLLNHVRQHTGESPHRCGFCSKSFTRKEHLVNHIRQHTGETPFRCQYCPKAFTRKDHLVNHVRQHTGESPHKCQYCTKSFTRKEHLTNHVRQHTGESPHRCHFCSKSFTRKEHLTNHVRIHTGESPHRCEFCQRTFTRKEHLNNHLRQHTGDSSHCCNVCSKPFTRKEHLVNHMRCHTGERPFVCTECGKSFPLKGNLLFHMRSHNKGSNAERPFRCDLCPKDFMCKGHLVSHRRSHSDERPHSCPDCGKTFVEKGNMLRHLRKHAAEGPPTQVSTPSAIPQSGVLPIPTAAVLVGHPLAPPAPPVVPQHTVVVPTPPGVLTSY from the exons ATGAACAGCGAGCAGCATGCGTTGCCAGCGACTACGCAGGCTCAACAAGAg ATTCCAGTTTCTCTTCCTGGCCTTAATCTAGACGGGGCGCATATCCCGGCGAGCGTTAGTCACTTACAGGCAGCACACGTGCAAATGCAACAACAAATGCAGGCTCAACAGCAGCAGCTgcaccagcagcagcaacagcagccgcaacagcagcagcagcagcagcagcaatcTCATCACCAAATGCAGAATCATCAAAATGCACAGAACAATGGATCGACCTCACATAACCAGAACACTCAGCGGGACGACAACAAAGTCAAGGATGAAGGTGGCAGCTGTACCACCGAACGCTGTAGCGATAATCAGGTTCACTGTCAAGTTCAATGCGATCTTCAGTTACAACCACCACAAGACTTACAACAGAGCTTAatgcaacagcagcagcaacagcagcagcagcagcagcagatCGGCGTGAATATAAGCGGGAATTCTTCGACCGAGGGTAGCAGCCAAAATAATTCGGAAAAGccggagaaggaaaaggagttGCGGCAACTTAATATGACGCA atttcaAGTTCCAGACTTAAAACCAGGTGGTCATATGATGGACGTCAGAACTGCGGACGGTTCGGTAGTCAAAATTAGTGCGGGAAATGAACAAGACTTAGCTAAAACATTGGGTGTTGAAATGGTACAAAACATGTAcaag GTCAATGTCGAAGATATTAACCAGCTTTTAGCGTATCACGAAGTTTTCGGAAAATTGCAAAGTGAAATTGCAGCCGGTACTACTTTGGTAGGAAGTACAGTTCCTACTCAAACAGTTACCACCATTCAAAATGGTACACCGTTAGTGCAGCAAGTTCAATTGAATAAGTTTGATATAAAAACTAGCGATGGTGAAGCAACACCGGGTCCAAGTGCATCGCCAGTTTCAGTTGGCAGCCATGCCTGTGAGATATGTGGAAAGATATTCCAGTTTCGTTACCAGCTTATCGTACATCGTAGATATCATACAGAAAGAAAACCATTCACGTGTCAG GTTTGTGGAAAGGCATTCTCAAATGCAAACGATCTAACGCGTCACGGAAAATGTCACTTGGGTGGATCGATGTTTACATGCACTGTATGTTTTCACGTCTTCGCAAATGCACCTTCGTTGGAACGGCATATGAAAAGACATGCTACCGACAAGCCTTACAACTGTACGGTGTGTGGCAAGAGTTTCGCAAGAAAGGAGCATTTAGATAACCACACCCGATGCCATACAGGCGAAACACCATACAG GTGCCAATATTGCTCGAAGACATTTACCCGAAAAGAACACATGGTAAATCACGTGCGCAAACACACTGGTGAGACTCCACATCGATGTGATATTTGCAAGAAGAGCTTTACTCGCAAAGAACACTTTATGAACCATGTTATGTGGCATACAGGAGAAACCCCCCATCATTGTCAAGCCTGTGGCAAGAAGTATACGCGCAAAGAGCACCTCGCTAACCACATGCGTTCACACACCAATGACACCCCATTCCGCTGTGAGATATGCG GTAAGTCGTTTACGAGGAAGGAGCACTTCACGAACCACATAATGTGGCATACGGGTGAGACGCCGCACCGCTGCGACTTCTGCTCGAAGACGTTCACTCGAAAGGAGCATCTTCTCAACCACGTTCGCCAGCACACGGGTGAGTCTCCACACCGATGCGGCTTCTGCTCCAAATCGTTCACCAGAAAGGAACACCTTGTTAACCACATCCGCCAACACACAG GGGAGACGCCCTTCCGCTGTCAATACTGTCCAAAAGCATTTACGCGTAAGGATCATCTGGTGAACCACGTCAGGCAGCACACGGGTGAGTCACCGCACAAGTGCCAGTATTGCACCAAATCCTTCACGAGGAAGGAACATTTGACCAATCACGTGCGTCAACATACAGGCGAATCGCCACATCGATGCCACTTCTGCTCCAAATCATTTACTCGTAAGGAGCACTTGACGAATCATGTAAGAATCCACACTGGCGAATCTCCGCACAGATGTGAATTTTGTCAGAGAACGTTCACTAGGAAAGAACACCTCAATAATCATCTCCGTCAACATACCGGAGATTCTTCGCACTGTTGTAACGTGTGCTCAAAACCATTTACGAGAAAG GAACATCTCGTAAATCACATGCGCTGTCATACTGGTGAACGTCCATTCGTGTGCACGGAGTGCGGCAAGAGCTTCCCATTGAAGGGTAACTTGCTGTTCCACATGCGTTCTCATAACAAAGGAAGCAACGCTGAGAGACCATTCCGTTGCGATCTCTGTCCCAAAGACTTCATGTGTAAAGGACACTTGGTCTCCCATAGACGATCCCATTCGGACGAACGTCCACACAGCTGTCCAGATTGCGGCAAGACGTTcgttgaaaaaggaaacatgTTGAGACATTTGCGTAAACATGCTGCTGAAGGGCCACCAACGCAGGTTAGCACACCGTCTGCTATTCCACAATCTGGAGTTTTACCTATACCAACTGCTGCGGTTTTGGTTGGACATCCATTGGCACCACCAGCTCCACCAGTTGTCCCACAACATACCGTAGTAGTACCAACACCACCTGGAGTTTTAACATCCTATTAA
- the LOC124425260 gene encoding zinc finger protein 665-like isoform X3 translates to MNSEQHALPATTQAQQEDVNAGQSGRPSYPGGLATSTGLGNVGNTPHSSADLRVGTAVALASSVAKYWVLTNLFPGPLPQVSVYHHSHHNSSHRSGGSGEASSKEPASSLNQEMALNSSSHHQSTSQSAHHHHQPSVSSSNHHGSMQSNSQQIPVSLPGLNLDGAHIPASVSHLQAAHVQMQQQMQAQQQQLHQQQQQQPQQQQQQQQQSHHQMQNHQNAQNNGSTSHNQNTQRDDNKVKDEGGSCTTERCSDNQQQQQQQQQQQIGVNISGNSSTEGSSQNNSEKPEKEKELRQLNMTQFQVPDLKPGGHMMDVRTADGSVVKISAGNEQDLAKTLGVEMVQNMYKVNVEDINQLLAYHEVFGKLQSEIAAGTTLVGSTVPTQTVTTIQNGTPLVQQVQLNKFDIKTSDGEATPGPSASPVSVGSHACEICGKIFQFRYQLIVHRRYHTERKPFTCQVCGKAFSNANDLTRHGKCHLGGSMFTCTVCFHVFANAPSLERHMKRHATDKPYNCTVCGKSFARKEHLDNHTRCHTGETPYRCQYCSKTFTRKEHMVNHVRKHTGETPHRCDICKKSFTRKEHFMNHVMWHTGETPHHCQACGKKYTRKEHLANHMRSHTNDTPFRCEICGKSFTRKEHFTNHIMWHTGETPHRCDFCSKTFTRKEHLLNHVRQHTGESPHRCGFCSKSFTRKEHLVNHIRQHTGETPFRCQYCPKAFTRKDHLVNHVRQHTGESPHKCQYCTKSFTRKEHLTNHVRQHTGESPHRCHFCSKSFTRKEHLTNHVRIHTGESPHRCEFCQRTFTRKEHLNNHLRQHTGDSSHCCNVCSKPFTRKEHLVNHMRCHTGERPFVCTECGKSFPLKGNLLFHMRSHNKGSNAERPFRCDLCPKDFMCKGHLVSHRRSHSDERPHSCPDCGKTFVEKGNMLRHLRKHAAEGPPTQVSTPSAIPQSGVLPIPTAAVLVGHPLAPPAPPVVPQHTVVVPTPPGVLTSY, encoded by the exons ATGAACAGCGAGCAGCATGCGTTGCCAGCGACTACGCAGGCTCAACAAGAg GATGTAAACGCGGGTCAAAGTGGTCGTCCTTCATACCCAGGTGGTTTGGCTACTTCTACTGGCCTTGGCAATGTGGGGAATACCCCTCATTCATCCGCGGACCTGCGTGTAGGTACAGCCGTAGCGTTAGCCTCCTCGGTAGCTAAGTATTGGGTCCTGACCAATCTGTTTCCCGGACCGCTACCTCAGGTCTCGGTCTACCACCATTCCCACCACAACTCCTCTCATAGGAGCGGTGGAAGTGGGGAGGCATCCTCCAAAGAGCCAGCCTCCTCCTTGAATCAGGAAATGGCATTGAACTCCAGCTCTCATCATCAGTCAACCTCTCAGTCGGCACATCATCACCATCAACCTTCAGTTAGCAGTAGCAACCATCATGGCTCTATGCAGTCCAACTCTCAG CAGATTCCAGTTTCTCTTCCTGGCCTTAATCTAGACGGGGCGCATATCCCGGCGAGCGTTAGTCACTTACAGGCAGCACACGTGCAAATGCAACAACAAATGCAGGCTCAACAGCAGCAGCTgcaccagcagcagcaacagcagccgcaacagcagcagcagcagcagcagcaatcTCATCACCAAATGCAGAATCATCAAAATGCACAGAACAATGGATCGACCTCACATAACCAGAACACTCAGCGGGACGACAACAAAGTCAAGGATGAAGGTGGCAGCTGTACCACCGAACGCTGTAGCGATAATCAG cagcagcaacagcagcagcagcagcagcagatCGGCGTGAATATAAGCGGGAATTCTTCGACCGAGGGTAGCAGCCAAAATAATTCGGAAAAGccggagaaggaaaaggagttGCGGCAACTTAATATGACGCA atttcaAGTTCCAGACTTAAAACCAGGTGGTCATATGATGGACGTCAGAACTGCGGACGGTTCGGTAGTCAAAATTAGTGCGGGAAATGAACAAGACTTAGCTAAAACATTGGGTGTTGAAATGGTACAAAACATGTAcaag GTCAATGTCGAAGATATTAACCAGCTTTTAGCGTATCACGAAGTTTTCGGAAAATTGCAAAGTGAAATTGCAGCCGGTACTACTTTGGTAGGAAGTACAGTTCCTACTCAAACAGTTACCACCATTCAAAATGGTACACCGTTAGTGCAGCAAGTTCAATTGAATAAGTTTGATATAAAAACTAGCGATGGTGAAGCAACACCGGGTCCAAGTGCATCGCCAGTTTCAGTTGGCAGCCATGCCTGTGAGATATGTGGAAAGATATTCCAGTTTCGTTACCAGCTTATCGTACATCGTAGATATCATACAGAAAGAAAACCATTCACGTGTCAG GTTTGTGGAAAGGCATTCTCAAATGCAAACGATCTAACGCGTCACGGAAAATGTCACTTGGGTGGATCGATGTTTACATGCACTGTATGTTTTCACGTCTTCGCAAATGCACCTTCGTTGGAACGGCATATGAAAAGACATGCTACCGACAAGCCTTACAACTGTACGGTGTGTGGCAAGAGTTTCGCAAGAAAGGAGCATTTAGATAACCACACCCGATGCCATACAGGCGAAACACCATACAG GTGCCAATATTGCTCGAAGACATTTACCCGAAAAGAACACATGGTAAATCACGTGCGCAAACACACTGGTGAGACTCCACATCGATGTGATATTTGCAAGAAGAGCTTTACTCGCAAAGAACACTTTATGAACCATGTTATGTGGCATACAGGAGAAACCCCCCATCATTGTCAAGCCTGTGGCAAGAAGTATACGCGCAAAGAGCACCTCGCTAACCACATGCGTTCACACACCAATGACACCCCATTCCGCTGTGAGATATGCG GTAAGTCGTTTACGAGGAAGGAGCACTTCACGAACCACATAATGTGGCATACGGGTGAGACGCCGCACCGCTGCGACTTCTGCTCGAAGACGTTCACTCGAAAGGAGCATCTTCTCAACCACGTTCGCCAGCACACGGGTGAGTCTCCACACCGATGCGGCTTCTGCTCCAAATCGTTCACCAGAAAGGAACACCTTGTTAACCACATCCGCCAACACACAG GGGAGACGCCCTTCCGCTGTCAATACTGTCCAAAAGCATTTACGCGTAAGGATCATCTGGTGAACCACGTCAGGCAGCACACGGGTGAGTCACCGCACAAGTGCCAGTATTGCACCAAATCCTTCACGAGGAAGGAACATTTGACCAATCACGTGCGTCAACATACAGGCGAATCGCCACATCGATGCCACTTCTGCTCCAAATCATTTACTCGTAAGGAGCACTTGACGAATCATGTAAGAATCCACACTGGCGAATCTCCGCACAGATGTGAATTTTGTCAGAGAACGTTCACTAGGAAAGAACACCTCAATAATCATCTCCGTCAACATACCGGAGATTCTTCGCACTGTTGTAACGTGTGCTCAAAACCATTTACGAGAAAG GAACATCTCGTAAATCACATGCGCTGTCATACTGGTGAACGTCCATTCGTGTGCACGGAGTGCGGCAAGAGCTTCCCATTGAAGGGTAACTTGCTGTTCCACATGCGTTCTCATAACAAAGGAAGCAACGCTGAGAGACCATTCCGTTGCGATCTCTGTCCCAAAGACTTCATGTGTAAAGGACACTTGGTCTCCCATAGACGATCCCATTCGGACGAACGTCCACACAGCTGTCCAGATTGCGGCAAGACGTTcgttgaaaaaggaaacatgTTGAGACATTTGCGTAAACATGCTGCTGAAGGGCCACCAACGCAGGTTAGCACACCGTCTGCTATTCCACAATCTGGAGTTTTACCTATACCAACTGCTGCGGTTTTGGTTGGACATCCATTGGCACCACCAGCTCCACCAGTTGTCCCACAACATACCGTAGTAGTACCAACACCACCTGGAGTTTTAACATCCTATTAA